The following proteins are encoded in a genomic region of Flammeovirga pectinis:
- the speD gene encoding adenosylmethionine decarboxylase, with the protein MSFYKGEEIFLGKQLLGELYSCNHVALNNPEDVKVLMEEAAVKANATIVQSVFHHFSPHGVSGVVVIQESHFAIHTWPEHNFVSVDFYTCGSTAFPEKAMDYLVEVLQPASYDLKEVNRGDLHKIEEIADHTANKSLK; encoded by the coding sequence ATGAGTTTTTATAAAGGAGAAGAAATTTTCTTAGGGAAACAACTTTTAGGCGAATTGTATTCATGTAATCATGTCGCTTTAAATAATCCTGAAGATGTAAAAGTACTTATGGAAGAGGCAGCTGTGAAAGCAAATGCAACTATAGTACAATCTGTATTTCATCATTTTTCACCTCATGGTGTATCTGGAGTAGTAGTAATACAGGAAAGCCATTTTGCTATACATACATGGCCTGAACATAATTTTGTTTCGGTAGATTTCTATACTTGTGGTTCTACAGCTTTTCCAGAAAAAGCAATGGACTACTTAGTAGAAGTATTACAGCCTGCATCTTATGATTTAAAAGAAGTGAATAGAGGTGATCTTCATAAAATTGAAGAAATTGCAGATCATACTGCAAATAAATCTCTTAAATAA